CTAGTCAGTTCTAAATTCTTTCTGGTATTAGCTTCTACTTCCATATAATCATTTATTTCTAATAATTCTAGATTGTTTATATGGCTCAATTTTTGATTATAAAACTTGTATATATAATCAAGCAAGTTTGCAAGAGAAATTATTGAGAGTCTCTTATCTTTAATTTTATTGAAGTTTTCCTTTCCTAGATAAGATATAATAGTAGAAATCCTGTTTTCATAATCCCTAGTGAAATCTATATAATTTAAAAAAATATTTTTGTTTATATTTAAATATTGTTTTATCTCATTGTTTGAGAAATTGCTATTTAGGACTATTTCTGATGGATTGATCTTCTCTATCTGGTCTATTGCTTTTTTTGCAATAAATTTACTCATAGACTTTATTTCAAGACTTACAAGTTTACCTGTACTTATATCACAATAAGCCATTGATAGTCCAAACTCATTTTCAAAAATAGATAAAAGATAATTGTTTTCTTTATTATCTAAAGACTCAATATCTGTCAGAGTTCCAGGAGTTATAACTCTTGTAATTGCTCTTTTTACTAGACCTTTAGCATATTTGGGATCTTCTATTTGGTCGCATAGGGCTACTTTATAACCTTTTTTTACAAGCTTATTAACATAGGTATCAACTACATGGTGTGGAACTCCGCACATAGGTGCTCGTTCATCATGACCACAGTCCTTGCCTGTAAGGGTGAGGGATAAAACTTTAGCCGTAATAATTGCATCATCAAAAAAAGTTTCATAAAAATCCCCTACTCTATATAGTAGTATGGTATCTTTTATATCTCTTTTGACATCTATATAGTGTTTTAGCATTGGTGTTAGATTTTCGTATTTAAATTTATTAGCCAAAGATACCTCCTAATTGTATTTATTGATAATATAAACTATTGTATGTTTATTGTTTTGATGTTTGTAATCCATGTATTGGCACTATCGTTCGTAGTATCAATGATAGCGAGATTTCCATAAGAAGGGTTGTACTCCGCGAGTGCCTGACCTTCTATTTTATAAACCAAATAAACTCTATCAACTTCTAGGGCAATCGACATAGGGATCCTTGTAGAATTACCATCTATATCTTCTATAGATAAGGTTGGTTTTTCCCTTAGATTGTAATTAAGATTACCAATTAGCCTATCGAGTGATATGCCTTCTATTTTTACTTTTTCTAGGCCATTGTTAACATAAACATTAGTTCTATCACTTCCAAGAGCTTTTAGATCTTTGATGGAATATGACTTTAGTTCATCGCCATTTCCTTTTATTATGACAATGTCTTTATCGTATTTGGCCATTGAAATATCATCTATCTTTGATTTAGCAAAGAAAATAATAATAAGTAAAAGAACAAATCCAATTAAAAATAATAGAATATTGTATTTATTCTTTTTTAGCTTTCTATTTAGATTTTTCATTATCGTCCGGTGGATCCAAATCCACCCTCACCTCTCTGGCTATCACTGAGATTATCAGATTCAACAATCTGGCATTTTAAATATGGTTGAATTATCAATTGAGCAAGTCTATCACCATTTTTGATTACTTGCTCATTATCACCATAATTATAGAAGAATATCATAAGTTCTCCCCTATAATCAGAGTCAATAACCCCGATAGTGTTAGCAAGCATTAGTTGCTTTTTTACGCCAGTAGATGATCTTGGATAGACAGCTCCAAAGTATCCTTCTGGAATTTCAACTTTTAGTCCAGTATGAATTTTTACAGTTTCTTTAGGTTTTATAACTATATCCTTATCAGTTTTACAATGCAGATCTAGACCTGCAGAGTGTTCTGTTCCGTAAGAAGGTAAGATTCCTTCGTTTATTATTTTTAATATATTGTTATTCATTTTACTCACTTCCTACTTTATAATATACCAATTTTAGATAGATATTACAATTGCAAGTATAATAGTATAAAAGGAGATAATATGGACAAAATTAAACAAAGATTTATAAAATATGTATCTTTTGATACAAAAAGTGACGAAGAAAAAGGACAACTAAGAAAACCGTCTACAGATGGTCAATTAGTTCTGGCAAAAGAGCTAAAAAAAGAACTTGAGGAATTAGGTTTAGAAGCAGAAATCAATGAAGAAGGATTTGTTTTTTCCTCAATCAAATCTAATTCTTCAAAAGACTTGCCTAAGGTTGGATTTCTCGCTCATATGGATACTTCACCAGAAATGTATGGTAAGATAGATGATCCACAGATAATTGAGTACAAGGGTGGAGATATAAAACTAAATGATAAGAGATCAATTAAAGTTGAAGACTTTCCACACTTAAATAACCTAATCGGAACAACAATTATAACTACACGTGGAGAGTCTCTTTTAGGTGCTGATGATAAAGCTGGAATAGCTGCTATTATGGATGCAGTAGAATTTATCGTGAATAACCCTGATTTTGAACATGGAGATATAAAAATAGCATTTACTCCTGATGAAGAAATTGGTACAGGATGCGATACATTCGATGTTAAGAAATTTGATGCAGATTTTGCTTATACATTGGATGGTGGTATTCTTGGTGAATTAGAATATGAATCATTCAATGCTGCCAGTGCTAAGGTTACAGTGTCTGGTAAGTCTATACATCCTGGATCTGCTAAAAACACTATGATTAACTCTATAAGCCTTGCAAATGAATTTGATAGCTTATTAGGTCAAGTTAGAAGACCAGAGCATACAGAAGGATATGAAGGATTTTTTCACTTGTTAAGCATAAATGGTGATATTGAAACTACAAAGATGGATTATATTATTCGTGACCATGACAAAGCTATATTTGAAAAAATGAAAGAAGAGATCCTAGCTAATGCTGATTATATGAATAATAAATACGGAAAAGTTATAGATATAAAATTAAATGACAGCTATTACAACATGGGAGATGTGATAAAAGACCATATGTATATTGTAGAATATGCTAAAAAAGCTATGGAGAACCTAGATATTAAACCTCTAGTTCATCCTATAAGAGGTGGTACTGACGGTTCAAAACTCTCATTTATGGGACTACCTTGTCCTAATATTTTTACAGGTGGTATGAATTTCCATGGTGTTTATGAATTAATTCCACTTGAACATATGAAAAAAGCAAGTGATACAATTATAGAAATAATCAGACTTGTTACAGAAAGTAAATAGACTTATATTGTAAAAATGAAGATTTTGTGTTATCATAAAGGTATAAGAACGATAAATTTCAAAAAGGAGAAGTTATGGCAGATCAAAAAATTACAAATGATAATCAATACAGAGGAAACGATGAACTTGATAAAAAAGTAAGAGAAGAAAATAAAGAAACTGGTGGAGAATCTCTAGATCAAAAATTAAGTCCTGATCAAGAAAATCTTAGATCTATAAGTGATGAAGCTGATGAAAACTCTAATGTCGGAGCAGAAGCTAGAAGAACTAGAGCAGATTTTTCAGAAAACCCATCTGAAGACTAATAAAATAAACAAAGGCATCCATATTGGATGCCTCAGACTGTAGACAAAGTAGATGAAAAAGAAAACTTCATCTACTTTTTCTATGCGATAAATGCTTAAATCAAGCCATCTTCGGGTATAAGTATACTAAAGATGGAGGAAGTTATGCTATACAAAAATGAAAAAAATAACACCGAACAAGTTCAAATGGTATCAGTAGAACAATTGGTCCCAAAAGATCACATATTAAGAAAAATAGACAAATACATAGACTTCAACTTCATATACGATCTAGTAGAAGATAAATACTCACAAACAACAGGAAGACCAAGTATAGACCCAGTAGTATTAATAAAGCTTGTAATCCTACAATACTTCTTCAACATAAACAGCATGAGGCAAACAATAAGAGAAGTAGAAGTAAACATAGCCTATCGATGGTTTTTAGGTCTAGACTTCTACGATAAAGTTCCACACTTCTCAACCTTCGGGAAAAACTATGAAAGAAGATTTAAAAACACAGACATATTCAATCAAATATTCGAAAACATCCTAGACCAAGCAATGAGCTATGGATTCGTAGACACAAAAATACAATTTGTAGACTCAACCCATGTAAAAGCCCACGCCAACAGACATAAAAGTCAAAAAGTAAAAATAAAGAAAAAAGTAAAATCCTATCAAAGAAAACTAGAAAAAGAAGTAAATGAAGACAGAAACAAAAATGGAAAAGATGACTATGATTACCCAGATGGTGAAATATTAGAAGAAAAAGAAATAAGTCAATCAACAACAGATCCAGAAAGTGGACTATTCCATAAAGGAAACCACAAAGAAGTATACGCATACTCAATCCAAACATCATGTGATAAAAATGGATGGATCTTAGGATACAAAGCCTATCCAGGAAACCTACACGACTCAACAACCTTCCCATCATTCTTCAAAGAAAAATTAGAAAAATACAAGTCAGAAAAGATAGTAATGGATGCAGGATACAAAATACCAGCAATAGCAAAAGAACTAATAGAAAAAGGAATAATGCCAGTCTTACCATATACAAAACCAAAAGGAAGAAGAAACGATAAAGAATCTTTCTATCCAAAAGAATATAAATATGACGAAACGAACGACTGCTACATATGCCCAGAAAACAAAATACTCCTGTACTCAACAACAAAACGAGAAGGCTACAGAATATATAAAAGCAAGAAAAGCTTATGTGAAGACTGCCCATCTTTAAGCAAATGTACAAAAAGTAAAAGCAAGGTAAAAGTAATAATAAGGCATATATGGCAAGGATACATAGACTATTGTGAATGGTACAGACTAACCAAAGCAGGAAAAGCAGAATATAAGCAAAGAAAAGAAACAATAGAAAGACAATTCGGAAGTGCTAAAGAATACCATAGTTTTAGATATACCAATATGATAGGAAAGGAAAAAATGAGTATGAAAGCGGCACTAACTTTTGCGTGCCTAAATATAAAAAAATTAGCAAAATTACTGGATAGATTAGACGGAGATGGAGGTAATTTTCCTCTGTTTACTAAAGAATTTACGTTATTATTTGAAAAATTAATATATTTTAAAATAAATATAGAAAAAGCTCCAACACTCCCAATTTATTAGTGGGTTTGTCGACGCTCTGAGGCATCCATATTGGATGCCTTTTAAAGTCTCTAATTTTCATTTGACTCTATAGCTTTTCTGAGTATATCTCCTTCTTCTAGAGGATAATCAATTTTCATAGAAATTATTTGCTTTGGTTTATTTGCAACTTCTATTTCATTACCTTTTTCATCTTCCATAAACTCAACTGTATAATTGTAGAAGTCTTTTGAATTTCCAAAAATTTCTATCTCATCACCTTTAAAAAATCTATTTCTTTGCTCTATCTTAGCTATTTTGCTCTCTTTGTCGTATTCTTTTACAATTCCAATAAAATCATAGTTTCTTATATAAGATGAAGAGCCATAAATTTGATCATTTTCATCAGGCTTATTGTAGAAAAATCCTTTTGTAAAATATCTGTGACTAGCCTTGTTAATTTCATCAAAATATTTTTCTGCTAAGTCCTCAGAAAAATTGCCTTCATAATAGGCATCAATGACTTGCCTATAAGATCTTATGACAGTAGCTACATAAAATGGAGTTTTCATTCTACCTTCTATCTTAAAGCTATCTATCCCTATCTCTATAAGCTTATCAATCTCATCTATTAAACAGAGATCTTTGGAATTCATTATAAATGTACCGCCATTACCATCTTCTTCTATAGGAAAGTATTCCCCAGGTCTAGTTTCTTCCTGAAGAGAGTATTTCCATCTACATGGTTGGGCACAGTCTCCCCTATTTGCATCCCTTCCAGTCATGTATGAAGATAATAGACATCTACCGGAATAGGATATACACATAGCACCATGAACAAAACATTCTATTTCCAAGTCTTCTGGTGTATTTTTTCTTATAGTTTCAATTTCTTTAAGAGATAATTCCCTTGCAAGAATTACCCTTTTTGCTCCCATTTCGTACCAGAAATTTACAGTTGCAGAGTTTGTTACAGAAGCTTGGGTTGAAATATGAAGGTCAATGTCAGTGTGTTTCTTAGCTAGGGAAAATATACCTGGGTCTGATATGATTAGGGCATCTACATTTAACTTATTAAGATTTTCTAAATACTCTACAATACCGGTCATATCTGCATCATGAGGCATTATATTCATTGTGACATTTATTTTGACATTCCTATCATGTGCATATTGGACCGCTTCTTTTAGCGACTCATTATCAAAGTTTTTGGCATTGGCCCTAAGACCAAAACTATCCCCTGCCAAATATACTGCATCAGCCCCAAATTTAATAGCTGTTTTAAGTTTCTCAAAATCGCCAGCTGGGGCTAATAGTTCTACTTTTCTATCTTTCATCATCTCTCCTAACACTTATGGTAAGTCCATCGCCTATTGGTATAACAGATGTCTGAAAATCTTCATTGTCCGTTACATAGGCTAGAAAATTTCTAAGTCTTTTAACTAAGGTGTTTTTTCTTTTTTCAACTAGGTCATCATTACAGACTTCTCCTCTAAAAAGTACATTGTCTGCTATGATAATACCTCCCTTATTTAATAAATTGCTTGTTATTTTAAAATAATCTAGGTATCTAGATTTATTAGCATCAATAAAGACAAAATCAAAGCCTTGATTTATATTTTTCAAGGCTTTCATTGCATCATCATTAATAAGATTTATATTTGCTTTGTATTTCTTAAAGTTATTTCTTGCTATTTCCGCACTACTAGGGTCTAGTTCAATAGTTGTTATATTTGCACCTGTGTATTTTTCAAAACATAAGGCTGAGTAACCAATAGCAGTGCCAATCTCCAAGATATTTTTTGGTTTAGATATCTTCAGTATACTTATAAGCAATTCTTTTGTTTGATTATTCATAATAGGATAATTATTTATCCTAGCATATTCTCTTAGATCTAAAAAGTCATCATCTAATAACAAGTTTTCTATAAAAAGCGAGGTGTGATTATAATTAATACTTCCCATTTTCTATCTCTGATATAACTGGCAGTATCATTGGATCTCTACCTAGTTCATTATAAATGTATGATTTTAGGTCTTCTCTGATTTGATATTTTATTTGGCTTAGTGCCTTAATATCTTGTTTCTGACATTTGTTTATAGATCTTAGGACGACATCCTTTGCATTTTCGATTATATCCTGGTTCTCTTTTACATAAACAAAACCTCTAGAAACTATTTCTGGACCAGCAAGTAATTCTTGTGTATGTCTATCAAAGGTTATAGAAACAACCATCAACCCATCTTCAGATAAATGTTTCCTATCTTTTAGTACAATATTTCCAACATCTCCAATACCAGAACCATCTACTAAAACATTTCCTGCTTGGACCTTACCTTTAACACCAGCAGATTTTTTTGTAAATTCTATAACATCACCATTTTCACAAATCAAAATATTTTCTTTAGGTTGGCCCATATCTACAGCAATATCAGCGTGTTTTTGCAATTGCCTGATCTCGCCATGGGCTGGAACAAGATACTTTGGTGTGACTAACTGATACATGAGTTTTATTTCTTCTTGGCAAGCGTGTCCAGAAGCATGGACCTTCTCAAGGGAAGAATAAATTATTTTACAACCTATTTTAGTCAAGTTATTTATTGTTGTATTTATAGCCATCTCATTTCCAGGTATTGCAGAAGATGATAAAATGACCATATCTGTTTCATTAAGGCTGATTTGTTTATGTTCTCTATTTGCCATTCTGGTAAGGGCACTTAGAGGTTCACCTTGGGTACCGGTTGATAGGATAACCAATTCATCATCAGCATATTTTTTTATTGCTTTCATGTCAATCAGGGTGTTCTTTTTAATTTTTAGATACCCTAATTCATTTGCAATTCTTACATTATTAAGCATTGACCTACCAGATAGTGCAACTTTTCTATTATATTTTTCTGCAGCATATATTATTTGTTGGACTCTGTGTAGGTTTGATGCGAAAGTAGCGACAATTATCCTTGATTTTGCTTGACCGAATATTTTTATAAAAGTTTCGCCAACTACTTTTTCACTTAAAGAAAATCCTTCTCTCTCAACGTTTGTAGAGTCTGCATACAAAGCCAAAACTCCTTTTTTACCAAGCTCTGCAAGTCTTTGTATATCTGTTGGATCGTTATCAATTGGTGTAAAATCCATTTTGAAGTCACCAGTAAATATTATTGTGCCAACAGGTGAAGTTACAGCTATCGCACAAGCATCTGGTATAGAATGGCTAACTCTTATAAATTCTACGGTTAAAGATCCAGCTTTAACTGTATTATTAACATTAACCATTTTAATCTTATTTGGATTTAGACCATGCTCTTTAAACTTATTTTCTATCAAACCTTTTGTAAGTTTTGAACAGTAAACATTTGTATCCACATTTTTCAAGAAATAAGGTATTGCACCAACATGGTCTTCATGACCATGGGTTACAAAAATACCTCTTAGATTTTTTTTCTTTTCTTCTACATAAGTAAAATCTGGGATAACAATATCTACACCAAGCATCTCTTCATCAGGAAATGTTAGGCCGCAGTCTATCATTATCATATCATTGCCATATTCCACTAGGGCACAGTTTTTACCTACTTCATGCAATCCCCCTATGGGAATTAGCCTCATCTTTTTTTCATTTGTCATTATTACTCCTCATTATTTTGACAATCAGAACAGATTCCATAAATCCTTAAAGAATAATAATTTAGATCAAAATCATATTGATTTTTTAGTGATTCTTTCACCTTATCAACTGATAAAAATTCGTCTTCTAATATTTTTCCACACTTAGTGCAAATTATATGATCGTGATGATCACTTTCAGGATCTATCAATTCATAAGTATAAGCTTGATCGGTAAACTCTTGTTTATTTACTATTCCAAGTTCTTCGAATATATTTAAAGTCCTATAAATAGTTGCTATACCAACTTGCTTATGATCTTGATGAACTATAGAAAATAGCTCTTCAGGTGTTAAATGTTTTTGTGGTGAGTTTTTTAATACTTTAAATATGAGCTCCCTTTGCTTGGTGAATTTTTGATTATTTTGTTCAAAAATTTTTCTTATTTCTTCAATCTTCATTATTCTCTCTCTTCATATCTTCGTAAAACTCAATTATTTCATTTAATTCGTTTTGATCTTCTATTGATTTAAAAATTAAGCTATCATCTTCATTTATGACTTCAACTATTAAAATCATATCATCATCAGGCTCTTGTAGAGCTGCATAATTTTTATCATCTATTCCGAATGTATCTATTATATTAAATTCGACCTCATTATTATTTTCATCTAGTAAAAAGATACTATCCATTAGTTCTCCTGTCCAAATAGCTTTGTAAAATAAAGCTTGCAGCAATCTTATCTATATATTTTTTTCTATTTTCACGCCTTACAGACATCTCAATTAGTACAGATTCAGATTCTATTGTTGTCAGTCTTTCGTCTTGGTATATTATTTCATTAGAGATTCTCTTTTTAAGTAAATCAACAAAACTCATTACCTTCATAGCTTGAGGTCCTATTGTATTGTTCATATTTTTTGGTAAACCCACTATTATTGTTGAGATCTCTTTCTCCTCGATAATATCTATTATCCTATCTATATCTTTGCTAGCTTTGACCCTTTTTATTGTTTCAAGAGGTTGGGCGGTCAAAAACATAGGGTCGCTTATTGCGACTCCTATTGTTTTATCACCAACATCAAGGCCCATTAATCTAGTCATTAATATATTCTTTTAGTAATTCTTCGATTATTTTATCCCTATCTACTGCTCTAATAAGCTTTCTAGCATTGTTATGAGCGGTTATATAAGTTGGATCACCAGATAATAGGTAGCCTACTATTTGTGAACTTGGTTTATATCCTTTTTCTTCTAATGCTTTGTATACTGTTGTCAAGATTTCCCTAATATCATCTTTCTCTAAATCTTCTCTTTTAAAAAGCATAGTTTCATTAAGCTTATTGTTATCAGTCATTGTTACTCCTTAATCAATTCATAGGCTTTTTCCAAAGCTTTGTCTAATAGAGTTATATCAGAACCCCCAGCTTGAGCGAAGTTCTTTCTTCCTCCTCCATTACCACCGGTAATTTGAGCGATCTCTCTTACAATTTTTCCAGCATTATATCTATCAGTTAAATTATCATCAACAGATACTGTAAAGGTGATTTTATCTCCAACGCTGGCAAATACAATTATTAAATTATCATATTGATTTTTAAATCTGTTTTCTAGATCTCTAAGTTCATCCATACTTATATTTTCAAATTTTGATATAAGTAGATTTACTCCATTTATATTTTTGACTTTATCATTTAATTCTTTGTATATATCCTTGTTAGATTGCGATTTTAGTCTCTTTATTTCCAATTCTTTTCTTGATAAATCATCATTGACAGACTTGATCTTAGAATAGATATTATTAACTGTTGTATCTAAGTTTTTGGCTATTTTCTCTATCTTATCTTCTTCTTTTAAAAGGTAGTTATAAACTTGTTTACCAGTGATAGCTTCTATTCTTCTGATACCAGCTGCAGCTGATGATTCACTTATAATTTTAAATATAAGAATTTCAGCTGTATTGTTTACGTGGCAACCACCACATAGTTCTTTAGAATAATCCCCCATAGATACAACTCTAACAATATCTTTGTATTTATCTTCGAATAGTCCTATGGCACCTATTTCCTCGGATTTTTTATAATCCATATACTCTTTTTTGACAACTTCTTGCTCTCTAATCTTTTGATTTACAATTTTTTCTACTTTTCTTAATTGATCTTTACTTACTGGTTTATTATAAGAAAAGTCAAATCTTAATTTATCTTGATCAACTAGGGATCCAGCTTGTTTGATGTCTGTACCTAGTACATCTTTTAAGGCTTGGTCTAGGAGGTGAGTTGCTGAATGGTTTCTTTGGATATCTAATCTTCTTTCAATGTCAATTGATAATTCAGCCTCATCTCCAACGCTTATTTCTCCTTCTTCAACTTTTACGTAGTGAAGGATGATATCATTCTTCTTCTGTACATCTAATACTCTTAAAGAGGCTTTATCTGTCTTAATATATCCTGTATCTGCAACTTGTCCGCCGCCTTCTGGATAGAATGAAGTCTTATTAGTTATTACTATACCTTCATCACCTTGATTTATCGATTGAGTTTGTTCGCTATCTTTAAAAATAGCTAGAATCAATCCGTCTACAATGAAATTATCATAGCCTTCAAATATTGTTTTTTCAATATTATCGGTGATAATATTGTCATGGTTGTGAGTGATGTCTGTTTTTCTGGCACTTCTTGCAAGATTTCTTTGTTTTTCCATTTCTTCTTCAAAGGTATTTTCGTCAAGGCTAAGTCCTTTTTCTTCTAAGATTTCCTTTGTAAGGTCAAGTGGGAATCCATAGGTATCATAAAGTTTGAAAGCTTCGCTTCCATCTAGAATGTTTAGCTTCTCTTTATCTAATTTTTGGATAAGATCATCGAGAATATATAAACCTTGATCTATAGTTTTTTGGAATCTTTCTTCCTCATCACTTATAATTTGATGAATTCTATCTTTATTTGTTATAAGTTCATCGTATTCACTTTTATAGGTATTTATAACAGCATCTACTACTTTATTTAGGAAAGGACCTTGTATTCCTAATAATTTTCCATGCCTATATGCTCTTCTAATAAGTCTTCTTAGGACATAACCACGTTTTTCATTAGATGGTACAACCCCATCAGATACTAGGAATGTCATAGCTTTTGCGTGGTCAGCAATAACTCTTATAGATACATCATCTCTTTTATCGATTTTATATTTTTTATTAGCTAATTTTTCTATTTCTGAGATTATTTCAGTCATCACATCAATTTCAAAGATATTATCCTTACCTTGGAGAACCATAGCTATTCTTTCTAGTCCCATTCCTGTATCTATGTTTGGATGAGATAAATCAGAATAGTTTCCATTGTTATCTTTGTTAAATTGTGTGAAAACCAAGTTCCAAACTTCCATGAATCTGTCAGAATCATCATTGCCAGGTTGGTTATCATTTTCATCAATGGCTCTTTCTTTGCCCCTATCGACAAATATTTCTGAACAAGGACCACATGGGCCAACTTCTAGTTCCCAAAAATTATCTTCTTTTCCTTGTTTTAGAATCCTTTCTTTTGGGAGACCTATATGATTATGCCAAATATCAAAAGCTTCATCATCTTCATAGAAAACTGTGACCCATAAATCATCTTTACTTATTTCTAGTCTATCTGTAAGGAATTCATAAGCCCAACTTATAGCTTCTTTCTTAAAATAATCTCCAAAAGAGAAATTGCCTAGCATTTCGAAAAAAGTTCCATGACGCTCTGTCTTACCTACTCTTTCGATATCACCAGTTCTAACACATCTTTGTGATGATGTTGCCCTGTTATTTTTCATTTTCTTTTCGCCAGTAAAATATTTTTTGAGTGGTGCCATACCTGCATTTATCAATAATAGGCTGTCATCATCAATTGGTGTTAAAGGAAATGATTTCAAAACTGTATGATTTTTTTCATTTCCAAAAAATTCTAGATAGCTTTTTCTAAGCTCATTCATTCCTAAATTTTTCATTAAATCTCCTTAAATTTCGTGATTTACAATATTCTCTAAAGTTATGGAATCTACTGCAGAATTTATAAGATCATCAAGTTTGCTAAAAATGTCATAGGCATCACACTTGTCATTACAGTCTACCTTGCCACTGACACATTCGCTCATGGTAAGATCACCTTCTAAGCTCCTTAAAACTTGACCTATAGATATTTCACTAAGATCTTTTTTTATCTTGTATCCACCTTTAGGACCACGGCTTGATTTAATCAAGTCATCATTTTTTAACATTCTTACTAATTGTTCCAAATAATTTTCTGATAAATTTAAATTTTCGCTTATTTCAGAGACAGGTACATAGCCTTGATCTTGATGGTCGGCTATATAGCATATGGCTCTTAGTCCATATCTGCCTCTTGTTGA
This window of the Anaerococcus mediterraneensis genome carries:
- the dut gene encoding dUTP diphosphatase encodes the protein MNNNILKIINEGILPSYGTEHSAGLDLHCKTDKDIVIKPKETVKIHTGLKVEIPEGYFGAVYPRSSTGVKKQLMLANTIGVIDSDYRGELMIFFYNYGDNEQVIKNGDRLAQLIIQPYLKCQIVESDNLSDSQRGEGGFGSTGR
- the pepT gene encoding peptidase T, with the translated sequence MDKIKQRFIKYVSFDTKSDEEKGQLRKPSTDGQLVLAKELKKELEELGLEAEINEEGFVFSSIKSNSSKDLPKVGFLAHMDTSPEMYGKIDDPQIIEYKGGDIKLNDKRSIKVEDFPHLNNLIGTTIITTRGESLLGADDKAGIAAIMDAVEFIVNNPDFEHGDIKIAFTPDEEIGTGCDTFDVKKFDADFAYTLDGGILGELEYESFNAASAKVTVSGKSIHPGSAKNTMINSISLANEFDSLLGQVRRPEHTEGYEGFFHLLSINGDIETTKMDYIIRDHDKAIFEKMKEEILANADYMNNKYGKVIDIKLNDSYYNMGDVIKDHMYIVEYAKKAMENLDIKPLVHPIRGGTDGSKLSFMGLPCPNIFTGGMNFHGVYELIPLEHMKKASDTIIEIIRLVTESK
- a CDS encoding elastin-binding protein EbpS, which gives rise to MADQKITNDNQYRGNDELDKKVREENKETGGESLDQKLSPDQENLRSISDEADENSNVGAEARRTRADFSENPSED
- a CDS encoding IS1182 family transposase, which gives rise to MLYKNEKNNTEQVQMVSVEQLVPKDHILRKIDKYIDFNFIYDLVEDKYSQTTGRPSIDPVVLIKLVILQYFFNINSMRQTIREVEVNIAYRWFLGLDFYDKVPHFSTFGKNYERRFKNTDIFNQIFENILDQAMSYGFVDTKIQFVDSTHVKAHANRHKSQKVKIKKKVKSYQRKLEKEVNEDRNKNGKDDYDYPDGEILEEKEISQSTTDPESGLFHKGNHKEVYAYSIQTSCDKNGWILGYKAYPGNLHDSTTFPSFFKEKLEKYKSEKIVMDAGYKIPAIAKELIEKGIMPVLPYTKPKGRRNDKESFYPKEYKYDETNDCYICPENKILLYSTTKREGYRIYKSKKSLCEDCPSLSKCTKSKSKVKVIIRHIWQGYIDYCEWYRLTKAGKAEYKQRKETIERQFGSAKEYHSFRYTNMIGKEKMSMKAALTFACLNIKKLAKLLDRLDGDGGNFPLFTKEFTLLFEKLIYFKINIEKAPTLPIY
- a CDS encoding U32 family peptidase yields the protein MKDRKVELLAPAGDFEKLKTAIKFGADAVYLAGDSFGLRANAKNFDNESLKEAVQYAHDRNVKINVTMNIMPHDADMTGIVEYLENLNKLNVDALIISDPGIFSLAKKHTDIDLHISTQASVTNSATVNFWYEMGAKRVILARELSLKEIETIRKNTPEDLEIECFVHGAMCISYSGRCLLSSYMTGRDANRGDCAQPCRWKYSLQEETRPGEYFPIEEDGNGGTFIMNSKDLCLIDEIDKLIEIGIDSFKIEGRMKTPFYVATVIRSYRQVIDAYYEGNFSEDLAEKYFDEINKASHRYFTKGFFYNKPDENDQIYGSSSYIRNYDFIGIVKEYDKESKIAKIEQRNRFFKGDEIEIFGNSKDFYNYTVEFMEDEKGNEIEVANKPKQIISMKIDYPLEEGDILRKAIESNEN
- a CDS encoding O-methyltransferase, encoding MGSINYNHTSLFIENLLLDDDFLDLREYARINNYPIMNNQTKELLISILKISKPKNILEIGTAIGYSALCFEKYTGANITTIELDPSSAEIARNNFKKYKANINLINDDAMKALKNINQGFDFVFIDANKSRYLDYFKITSNLLNKGGIIIADNVLFRGEVCNDDLVEKRKNTLVKRLRNFLAYVTDNEDFQTSVIPIGDGLTISVRRDDER
- a CDS encoding ribonuclease J, which codes for MTNEKKMRLIPIGGLHEVGKNCALVEYGNDMIMIDCGLTFPDEEMLGVDIVIPDFTYVEEKKKNLRGIFVTHGHEDHVGAIPYFLKNVDTNVYCSKLTKGLIENKFKEHGLNPNKIKMVNVNNTVKAGSLTVEFIRVSHSIPDACAIAVTSPVGTIIFTGDFKMDFTPIDNDPTDIQRLAELGKKGVLALYADSTNVEREGFSLSEKVVGETFIKIFGQAKSRIIVATFASNLHRVQQIIYAAEKYNRKVALSGRSMLNNVRIANELGYLKIKKNTLIDMKAIKKYADDELVILSTGTQGEPLSALTRMANREHKQISLNETDMVILSSSAIPGNEMAINTTINNLTKIGCKIIYSSLEKVHASGHACQEEIKLMYQLVTPKYLVPAHGEIRQLQKHADIAVDMGQPKENILICENGDVIEFTKKSAGVKGKVQAGNVLVDGSGIGDVGNIVLKDRKHLSEDGLMVVSITFDRHTQELLAGPEIVSRGFVYVKENQDIIENAKDVVLRSINKCQKQDIKALSQIKYQIREDLKSYIYNELGRDPMILPVISEIENGKY
- a CDS encoding Fur family transcriptional regulator, with amino-acid sequence MKIEEIRKIFEQNNQKFTKQRELIFKVLKNSPQKHLTPEELFSIVHQDHKQVGIATIYRTLNIFEELGIVNKQEFTDQAYTYELIDPESDHHDHIICTKCGKILEDEFLSVDKVKESLKNQYDFDLNYYSLRIYGICSDCQNNEE
- a CDS encoding DUF1292 domain-containing protein; the protein is MDSIFLLDENNNEVEFNIIDTFGIDDKNYAALQEPDDDMILIVEVINEDDSLIFKSIEDQNELNEIIEFYEDMKRENNED